One Papaver somniferum cultivar HN1 unplaced genomic scaffold, ASM357369v1 unplaced-scaffold_135, whole genome shotgun sequence genomic window, GACACGGTACGGTTCGTCGCTGCAACtctttgtttgatttatgaactTGGGAGATTCCGTGATGTCGTTGCCTCCTTTATTTGGTTTGTGGTCTCGGACCGTAGCTTTTGCTGTTGGCAATTCTCGACCAAGACAATTATTCTTCCTAGCTTTCGTGCCCCTGTATGTAGCAATTATTCAAATAAAAACACGTTATCATTCACATGCTTATCCGACTTTCAAATATTCATTGCATCAGTTGTACTTTCCCACGAGTTTCCATGGTAAATGCCACTAGACAATGTCTAAAATTGAAGGCGAAGAGGTAAGAAAGCTTTCATATTGAAGTTTCCCTATTGAGGTTGTTTGTTCACGAGCTGAAAGATGTGTACAAAACTTCTGATGATTCACCCATGTGCTTAGAAGTAGCCTCTGCTACTGACGACTTATAAAACCCGTGTACGTATTTTGTTCAAGTCTCACACACTGATGACTCGACAGATCCGTCGTCCCCATTGTGTTGCCCCTTTCATGTATAACCGCTCGTAGTCTTAGCATACATATTTTCCTGCAATACTAATCATTTCAGAGTAGGCATTAATTAATATTCCAtatctgtcgaacacactcaacagggagggtcatagggcccaatgccatgtcccgattgaggtatctcatcaccgTCGTTTTGATCTAGTGGAAGGGATTCGGTCATCCCTAAGTTCTATAGCTCGATATCCTGGGTTCCATCAAACGACTATCCCGGATCAAGTGAGTTACCAAGTACTCATGCCTTGATAATTGATCACACTTGCGACGGTAGTAATGTTGTATGCTCGACTATCAAGTACTCATTCCTTGATAATCTGTTactggtttccaaccaccagaacccttaggctacctcggcacttgcacactgccactgccccgagtaccgaatagccagtcgactgtaagtcacctcggcacttccacactggcattgccccgagtacgaatgacaattcgagtgtaagtcacctcggtaCTTCCACATTGGCATTGCCCCGAGTTCGAATGACCATtcaagtgtaagtcacctcggcacttccacactggcgtcgccccgagtacgaatgaccattagtcgttcatgtcatatttcctacccctcACGGTTTTAAAGAAATAAATGACAAGTTAGATCACCTCGGATCATTCCGTTTGATGACCCGAGTATGAATGACCTGTGTGTTACAGTACACTAACAACCTAAGGCATCCCCCAGGTTATTATTTACCAAAGTCTGCGTAGTCTAAGTTGGAGTCAGAAGTCTTAGACCATCCCGGGCCATTCTGTTTGATGGCCCGAGTACGAATGGTATATCACTGCGTTTGTCATATCATCGCCTTACCGTTGTACGTTTCATGTAATATATTATGTTCCAAGGATATTCAATTTCAGTCCCGCTTGGTTGCCATAACTTGCAAGTCCTTTCATTTAGTCGGTTGTTGTTGCGAGAGAATCAATTTCATACCGATGATGCCCGAGATGATTCACTGTCCACAGATCGAGGGTGCGTCCAAGTCATTGCATGTTGGCCCTAACTGAGTCGCTCCCAATTCATCAAAACGGAAAGTAAGTAGTCGCGAGTGGGTTCTGAAATAAACGGATGCCTTATATAACTGGTCTTTGGCGTTTCTGGTCCGAAGTAGCTGAGTACTGAACGTAGTTGGCATAGCCTTGTGGTTCAAGTGATTATCTTCGGAACAACCTTTGCTCCTTGTCCGTTCTGCGTCACACGCTAGAGGAATATCTCAGTCATACATTGCTCCAAGTATCGCCGAATCTCCCACGCTTGTAGACCAATTAGGAAGAGAAGTGATTGCTGCTATTTCGGTTCACCACCATTCCAATATCGATGCTCACCATCATGTCGCCGTCGTATCTCGCCCGATTAACCTCAAAGGTCCTTTTTAATGTGACGTCCACGACTGATTGATACATCTCGGTGAAGTTGGGTTGACTGCTGTGACGAAATTGTTCGAAGCGGTTGTTTCAGTCTGTTGACCATCATCATTTTGATTGGGTGTTGTGCGATCCGATTTGTTCGGGTTATACAGATCACGTCTCGGCTGAAACTTTCCCCTATCACTTCATACATCCAATAGGCATTCAATTAAGCTCTTGGATTCTTAATTCCTGGCTgctagaaataaagcaattcataCCATGATACTAAATAACAAGAATCCATTTTATCTTAATATCCATGTCGGTGCAGAAAATTTTCATAATCTCATGTGGGTAGCGGATGTATTTCGTTCTTCTTGACTTAGCTAGGGTCTGCTAAGGGTTTTTGCAGTAGATATCGTCCAACGTATTAGCTAGTAAAGGTCAAAGAAAAGAGTGCAAGGATACGCCCCCTTCTTTTGGTGTTGCTCGTAGCAAGCTGGAATCGACGATGTGATCAGTTCGAGTTGGTTGCTATCCCGATGATCATTCGCAATGAGGAAGTGTTCACTGCAAGGACCCGAAACTGATTGTATATGACCCGATACGAACTGACACGAGTAGGCGCAGCAGCTGGTACATTGATTTGTCCCGAGATGACTGATAGTTGTTAATAGTCCGACTGGCATACCCGAATGAATTTCACAGACTCAAGCAAACTGGATCATTCTATCGTGCCTCCATTGTGCAGATTCTCTAAGCAATCAGGGTCTTCTCATTTGGACTTTCGAGCTTCATGTGGATTCAGAAATGTAAGTAACTGCGGGGAGAATCTAAGAAGGAAGAGTTATATAGTCCGATAGTTCATTTTCATAAAGATAGTTCCATATGTAGATCTGATTTCACAGAACACAACAAGATGTTTCAATTCACAACCTACAAGTACGAACACGGTTTATGGGATAACTGCTCAGTTCAAACATGATATGGGTGTATCTGGGTGTATCGATTGTAGCCAATCTTAGCAGAATTTCATCGTTATGATCTACCTACTAACAATGCAACGTTAAAATTGGTACCGAAAATCATGATGAACCCAGGAATTGCGGGTGCTAGTCTAAAAATGTAATGCACGAAAAGCCTCGTAGATGATAGGGATCATAAGGTAGCATTTCAAGTGTCAAACGAATCATGTTAGGCAACATTTACGGTAACGTGCAAGCGTATGTTAAAAGTAGGTATGTCGTGTGTTTCCTATCTCATTTAAACAAGCAGTATGCTAACAGAGTTCTTGAATGCTTAACAATAATATAGTGAGTTTCTTCCAGAATTTTTAAGTTCACTTCAATGAATTCTCATGGCCTGTGCACATTTGTTGAGTATGTCATGTATGCAATAAGCAAAAGGAATAACAAATGAGTCCATGTCATCGCCTGAGGCTCGTGCTCACGCTTCCAGTACCATTTTCTTCTTAGTTGATGCTCGGCATTGAATTTACGCACCTGCAACTTTCTTATCAGGTAAGCTATGGGTGTAAAGATTGAATGACCCTTTTACATGTCATTGCTATAGGTGCCCTGGTTGAGATATAAATTTCAGACTATTGGAATTTCATGATAAGCAGTGCGTTCAAGTAAATTGACACTGTAGATAAGAATTAAGCCTTTCGACAATGTAAACGGCTATTGTGATAGTCTAACTATAAATGATTACAATGACAATCCCAAAATTTGTACTGGTCCCATTAAGGAGTCACATGCAATTTCTAATCCGATTATGTCGTAACAAACAATAGTGGACAAACATGGATCTAACAGTATGGATCTTATCAGTAAATGGTCTCTTCTGAAACTATAAGGTGAGACATCACCTTTTCCCCAAAACATCTCCCATATTTCTTATTCAGCACCATTTCACGATGACTAGACATTAAGTCAAGATTAAAAACTTGTAATATACTACAAGTAGCAAAAATAATTTACATTTGTACCACAGATTCACTTTCTCAAATATTGGAACACGACTATTCATGTTTTCTTAGGTAGGTTGCATTTGGCTAAGCCAATAGCTCTTTTACCAGACTTATACGAAGAGGATCTTAAAAGAATTCATCGTTCGAAACCATAACTTGTAAAATCAGAGATAAGGGATTAAGAATATTCCCTGTTATAGGCGAGTGTCCAGGCAGATTCATCTTGAACGAGCCGACTCCATATTCCTGAGCCGAGTTTCCAAAGCGAGTCAAGTGTAGTCTTCCCGAGTTGGTCTGAAGTGACTGCCTTGTCCAATATGGTTCATCTCTCCCGATGTAAAATGAACTGACCCGAGCTACGCTTTGCAAACAAATGAACTGGACGATGTAGTTAGCTCCGATCTGTTGCCTGGTTTCTGGCCCGATTTGACTTGGCACGAGATGATTTTGATCAGAGTAAGTTAACTGACTCGCCCCAATATGGAATTCCAAGAAGCTGAGTTGTTGTAATTCCCGTTGATGCCATGAACAGAGACTTGGTTGAGTTGGTCGTTGATTGGAGATTCACTAATGAACCCAGAGATGGCCAGATTTGTACCCATCCGAGGTGGTAACCTACGATGCTAAGAGGCCGATATTGGTTAAGTCTGTGATGGTTCGTCGAGGTGCAAATTGATGAGAGGATGGCAGAGTCAAAACACAAGCTCCATACTGTAAGAACTAGCAGGCGAGTCTAGTGTACTGGCAAGATTGCGACACTTGAACAAATTGACAAGAGCTTGGTCCGGCGGTGGCAGTTTGTCCCGTGTCTTTCTTCTTAGAAATTCAGTTGATGAAGCCCGATTAAATTACAAGGTTTTCATGGATTTTACTATCCTTCAGCTCCCGGTGGTGAATGTATTCCACATCTCGGCTAAGAAAGTCAGCTGTGATATTCTCCCTCTAGCGCCAGCATCATATATCATTCCCATTATCACTGCAGCAACAAATTAGTTCAGTGAATAGCCAAGATCTATCGTTCAGGACAGAAAAAGACACAAgcagaaaaatccccaaatcaactACAGATTCCATTATTCAACGTTTTCAAAATAGCTTAGTTGGGTTTGTAAAACAAGATTCGGTGATAGCAAATCTCCCATTAAATAAGAAATCGAGTGAAAGTTTTGAAGGAAAATCCAATTTTTGCTCAAGAACAAGCCCTAGATTTCATAAAATGTCTTTTGAAATTTTTTAACTTGAAACTTTCAAATCTCAATGTTTAAGGACAACATCAGAGAGGAGATAAGGCAGAAGATTGGTCCTATTTCAATTTGTTCCTCGCTGAAGTTCGATTTTGTTGAAGTTTTCTCCACTCTCGTCTCTGGTTTTTCACGCAGAAATCCTTATCTTTTCTCCTCAGTTATGTCGCTTCACTGGAATTACTTCAAAACCAAAAGTTGTAGAAGACTCtcagtccccttagtcggcgccagaatgtagttgctaagatctaacaaccacacccactcGAATCGAACACCTAGGATTAAGATCTACTCAACAAAGAAGAAATGAAGTGCATCAAAGTAAATATGGAGACAAGGGTTTTTTACATGGTTTGGCCATTAATGAAGCCTACGTCCACGGTGTTTCACTATGATCGGAGGTGTTACAAAATCGGTGTTACATACAAACTCCATTAAAGGGGTTGGAATTCTTGTTGAGCTCTCGGTTGtgtaggaagaaaaaaaaaagccccCTACAAACATATCTCTCTTTCCCTTATAAAGGATTAGGGATCTATACGAGTTACAATAATGCCCTTAGAGCTGACTAGTTAGGAAAGAGCTAGTTAGGATAAGGGCTAGCAAGGTCTTATTTCCTACAAACAATTGTATCTAATTAGCTACTTCTACCTACATCTCTGGACACGTGTCCGTTACATATTTTTGTTCCTACAATATGTAATTAGAGTCCCATGCAGTAGTTGAGAAACTCCTTTACAGAAGCGGTATTGAGCGTCGTATTCGAAATGGTTTCTCTTCCATCTTCGTAATTTCGTAATTGAAGAGTTCATGGATTCTGCACGACACGTCCGGTCGATGCTGATGGAAGTCGATGAGAAAGTAGTTATATTGATGAGGAAACTTTTATTTTGTGCATATGTCATCCTCAATTTGAATCTCAATGTGAAGAGCACAGTTGGAGGGAAGAGAAGGTCTGGTACCTTACGCTTGTATAGATCCAGGTTATTCCGTTGAAGCTCTTGCCAGGACAGATCTCATCTTCATGCAATCAGATCGTCGTATTTCCTACTGTAATCGAAAGACGGGGGAATTCCTGTCCTATAAGATACCAACTCCGCTCCGCGACCACCACTTTGGGCGGGGAAGGATGATGCAGTTGCAGTAACGATAAGATCTTGCAGAGCGGTCCTGACTGGAATCCATCAGCCCCTAACGATAAGATCTTGCAGGGCGGGGAAGGATGATGCAGTTGCAGTAACGATAAGATCTTGCAGAGCGGTCCTGACTGGAATTCCACATCTTATGCTTCTGTAGGACCCTATATAGAGCTaccattttattttttcaaacttttggtCATCATTTATGAAATGCCATTTTGTTTTCACGTTTCTATCATGGTAAAAAATAAGAATGCCGTTCTGTTTTCTGGATTAAACAGCAGAGATATATGGAATTCTAAGATTACATATAGAGATTGTGGCTTGGTAAAGCAATCAAAAACCGTTATGGTTCAGATTCAGAAGAAGTTGAGACTTCTCTGTCAGATGAGCCAGCTCCAGTttacaaaatcagaaagcaaaataaaataaaataaaaatggagatGCAGGGTATCGAACACTGTACCTCTCGCATGCAAAGCGAGCGCTCTACCATTTGAGCTACATCCCCATAGTTGTTCATATATATCAGCCAATTGATAACTCTCAGTAGGTCTTCATACACACATTGAATTGAGAAGCAAATTTAAACTTGCTCCTTCGAAGAAATCGAACAGTGAAGATGTGGAAATTTCATGATTATAATAAAGAGAATGGAACATCTACTGCTGGTAGTGAAAAAGACTGGACTGAAGTGAATGTCAGACTGACTACCTTCTTATGTGTCTTTGGGTATGCCTGTTTACTTTCACTCAATTGCTGGAAAAGACCAGCTGATCTTAGAAACCTATAATCCACCACCTAGCACGTATCAACATATATGGTGGTTTCCAGAGGAATGTAAAATTTGCCAGGTTTTATTCTTACAACCTGATAAACAAAACTTCCTGGGAGTTCAAAATCAAAGGAATTTCCTGCATTCTGCAGAACTGGATGTTCAACTTCGGTAGTAAGTCGAATCTTCTGCCTGTTCAGAAGAAACTGCAACACTAGTGAGCTGAGCCTACAATCAACTTTCCATACTTTATTCGCCTGTAAAATCAGCTGCTTTTTGCTTGTTTGAGACATCATATGCAAACTCTGAAATGTAAGACATGTATGATGGTTGCAACTTACTTTTCCATGGGCAACTGATTCTCTGTGTTCTTCATCATTTACATGAACTATGAGTGTAACTTGGGGGAATCTTATTATAAATAATGAGATTTTATGTGAAACCTCAGAAGAAATAGAGcacatatatttttatttatttgaaactGGAACTTTATTAGAAAAACTGGAGGGTTCTGCAGATTTATTGTATTCTAAAATTACATCGCATCTTATATTATGTTTCATACTTCATGTGGCTTCAGGTACGAGCTGCTGGAGGTGTGCCTTTGGGACAGCATTCCATACAAGTAAGTGTCTCCATAGGAATATCACACACAGTAAATTTGCAGCACAACTTGCAGTACTTCTTGATTAGTTTTACACAGTCTGTTCATATTACGCAACACCAATTTTTTAGACAAGAATAATCTAGCTAGAAACAACCATTGATGAGTAGGTAGAGATATGATTCATAATCTAGCTACCAATCTAATAAAACCGAGTTGTACTAGAGGACATGAGTATTTACAAAGGTAGAGTTATGATTCCATCCATATCTTCCTACTACCCTAATTTTCCTACCATACTAGTATCTTGCTGctaagcaaaaacaaaacaactcAAACTACGAACCCATCTATTACCTTACCGACCTGCATACAGTTCATTTCAAAAGCGAATCAAGATGTTGCCGTGACCTCTTCATGAAACACGCGAGCGAGTAATCAAATAATGGGGATCCTGGTTGAAGTTTACAAATGCGTTTAATCCCCATCTGTTCCGTACACCTAGCATTTGGACCTTCTAACCAACCAACCATAAATATACAAGAACAACTCTCTTCTCCACCTTTGCGCGTGTGAGGTTCACGTTCTATCTGTTGTTGTTAACACCATATAATATCAACATTCAACAAAGTCAGATTGGCTGGCAATAGTATTTCCTAGGTGTATTATGTATGTAGTGTTTTCTGTCCACTCAACACCAGAATCTAACAACCCTGAATTTAAGCATATATGGAGGAGATAAAAAGAATTTGCACTAAAACAACTCAAATAAGAATCAGCCACTGTGTCAACCCGCCGATTCAACAACTCACGTAATGGAATCTACTGATCAACGGAGTCAGAGAAAACATTCAACTGAAAGTAAAACCCTGAATCAAAACATGAATTGCCATTATCACATAAACAAGCAATGAATCAGTCACAACTCACTCACCGATTCAATAACATTCACAAACTCTCACCACCACCCATAAACCCTATAACTTAAACCACATATACATACAGTACAACAAAATCGAAAGAATTTAAAGCTCACAATGAATCAGTCACGAAGTCAACTCACCGATTCAATAACACCATTGTAGAACTTGTGATCATCTTCACCTTCTTCAAGTACAGCACAGACATCCGATCCACGTCTCAAATCATAACACTCTCCATCCTGTACCTGAAGACAAGCTGGACGGAACCTGTTCAAAAACTGATCCAACTCATTCACTGTTTTGAAATCCTTGACATTGAActtctcatcatcttcttcaccaaACCCAGAGAATTTCACAGTTAGAAGGGTGTTTTGCTTGCTTAGAACAAGTCTATCTACTGTGTACCAAGCATCATCTTTGATTGAGCGGAAATCTAAAAGTGGCTTTTGAATCTTTTGACTGGTTTTTcccatttttgggttttttttgaaATCCCTAAAAATTTCTTCTGCATAGAAGAAAGACCAGAGAGGGTAAAAAGTAATGAaatgatggaagagtggagcagAAGATGATAGTAGTACTTAAGACAGGTGTATACAGCAGCACGCTTCAGACAAGACAAATGTCCGCATAAGAATATAATACTCTTAACCTGCACCACTATACTTGGTATCCTACACCGCATCACAACACTGATTTGATACTATGACTTGTGAGAAAAGGAGATATGATTATGGAAAATGTAAAAGTGGACAGGATAAAGATGatttatttataatcatggtgtgatttttattttattttatttttaaaaatgtgtcaaatggtggaaaaataaattaaaactcTTCGATGGTGAAGATATCTCAACATTGCTAATAATTCCAATATATTTTTGGTTTTATGGACCATCCCATATGCAGTCTTCTGCATGAAGAACGCATGAAGAATCATCACATGGGAATCAGTATGACCAAATCATTGTTATATGTCATCATCACTAGCTCTCCTTGACTGCTTCAAGACCTTGACTACGTCTCTTCTAACCACTCCCTTTGCCACTATAAATTACTAACCAGAGTGCAGCAGGCAAGAACCACTCTCAGTATTTCCAAGACTAGCTAGCTTAATGACAGTGTTAAATAATCTCCTTGTTCTGCTTTGTGTTTTTCTCTCATTTGCTTCCATTTCTAATAACAACTTCTTCACTCAAGCTTGTTTTAGTACTAATCATGGTGATGCTGCTCTCCAAATCGGTGCTTACTACCATACTTGCCCTGATGTTGAACGTATCATTTACTCAAAGGTTGAGGAAGCTGTGATGAACGAACCACGAATGGCTGCTTCGCTTCTTCGTCTCCATTTCCATGATTGTTTTGTTAATGTTAGTACTTCATCCTTCAAATAATATCTTACATCTTTATTTCTCTGTGAATATGCATCTTTACAGATTGTTGATATGTATATATGTTGGCTGCAGGGTTGCGATGCTTCTGTGTTGTTAGATGATACAAGTACGTTTGTTGGAGAAAAGACTGCACTACCCAACTTGAATTCTCTGAGAGGGTTTGATGTGGTTGATGCAATAAAATCTGAACTTGAATCTGTGTGCCCGGAGACTGTTTCATGCGCTGACATTCTCGCCACTGCTGCACGAGACTCCGTTGTTCTGGTAATGTGTATTAGTAGTATTTACAAAATGTTCACCATCCAATTAACTGAGCTTTTAGCCGATAATTGATATAGCGACGTGTGTTTTGATTGCAGTCTGGTGGACCGGGATGGGATGTTCTGATGGGTAGAAAGGACAGCTTGAGTGCTAGCAAAACAGATGCAAATAACAACATTCCAGCTCCAAATTCAGATCTGAACACCCTCATCACCAAATTCCAGAATGTTGGCCTTGACTACACTGACATGGTTGCTCTGTCAGGTGATATGTTTTCCCCTTTTATCTATCTGAATTCGTCAAACTCTAAAGCTAAAACTCTGTGCAACTTACCGTTTGCAGGTGCACACACCATCGGTCAAGCTAGGTGCTCGTCATTCAGCTCTTCTCTTCAGGGTCGTAGCAGCAGTAGCTCTGATGGACCAGCCCTCGACCTACAATTTGTAGCATCATTGAAGCAGCTTTGCTCCAACGCTGAAAGCAACAACAGTGCAACTCTAACAGCTCTGGACCTGGCAACGCCAGAAACATTTGATAATCAGTACTTCATAAACCTTGTCTCCGGTGAGGCACTTCTGCCTTCTGATCAAGTGCTCGCTGCTGGGAATAGTCCAACTCTC contains:
- the LOC113333980 gene encoding uncharacterized protein LOC113333980 isoform X2; this encodes MGKTSQKIQKPLLDFRSIKDDAWYTVDRLVLSKQNTLLTVKFSGFGEEDDEKFNVKDFKTVNELDQFLNRFRPACLQVQDGECYDLRRGSDVCAVLEEGEDDHKFYNGVIESTV
- the LOC113333980 gene encoding uncharacterized protein LOC113333980 isoform X1; the protein is MGKTSQKIQKPLLDFRSIKDDAWYTVDRLVLSKQNTLLTVKFSGFGEEDDEKFNVKDFKTVNELDQFLNRFRPACLQVQDGECYDLRRGSDVCAVLEEGEDDHKFYNGVIESIEREPHTRKGGEESCSCIFMVGWLEGPNARCTEQMGIKRICKLQPGSPLFDYSLACFMKRSRQHLDSLLK
- the LOC113334209 gene encoding peroxidase 40-like produces the protein MTVLNNLLVLLCVFLSFASISNNNFFTQACFSTNHGDAALQIGAYYHTCPDVERIIYSKVEEAVMNEPRMAASLLRLHFHDCFVNGCDASVLLDDTSTFVGEKTALPNLNSLRGFDVVDAIKSELESVCPETVSCADILATAARDSVVLSGGPGWDVLMGRKDSLSASKTDANNNIPAPNSDLNTLITKFQNVGLDYTDMVALSGAHTIGQARCSSFSSSLQGRSSSSSDGPALDLQFVASLKQLCSNAESNNSATLTALDLATPETFDNQYFINLVSGEALLPSDQVLAAGNSPTLEIVESYAIDPLAFFEDFKQSMLRMGSLSPLTGANGQIRPNCRVTN